TGTGGGGTTGGAATAGGACACTGACAGTGAGGTATCTCAGGACTCATAGCTTTGTGCTTTCAAAGTAGGGTGAAACAGGCTGGATACCGTCCATTCTCACAGACTCTCTTCGTGGTTAACATGTGTGCAGAGCTAAGTCAGAGAGGACCTAGAGACTGCCAGAAAGTAAAGGCGGGGCTAGGCTTTCCCCTGCCTTCAGTTCCTGTGGGCACCCGTGAGTCAACGCTGTCAGCAGAAGCCCTTCCTAAGTGCTTGCGACAGCCCTGCAGGTTACCCCCACTTCAGACTAGCCCAGCCCGGTGGTCCCCGAGCCACCCTACCTCATTTGGCTTCAAATGTAGGATTAGAGAGAGCTCACAGATGTGGGAGATGCTGCGTGCTCTGTTCATTAAGAAGAATGCAGCGCCGGGCcttggtggcgcacgtctttaatcccagcactcgggaggggcaggtggatttctatgagttcgaggccagcccggtctacagagccagttccaggacaggctccaaagccatagagaaaccctgtctcaaaaaaaaaccaaaaaaaaagaagaaagcaggttAGCAGGCGCTAGGGACCCCAAGCTGCTTTCCAGAGGGACTGCTAGCCATGCGGGAACCAGGGGTACAGTGTGGCATCTCATTGTGTGACGACCAGATCCCAGGTCAAGGTAATGTGCACTTCCGTTGCCTCAAGTATTTATCATTGCTTGTGTTATGAAACCTTCCAGATCCTTTCTACTACCTGTTTTGCAACCTACAGATAATTGTCATTAACCATAGTTACCTCCACTATGCTACAgaatgttacttttttttttctgagatgacCTTGCTGCTTATGTAGCtgttggctgacctggaactcactatgtagcatagGCTAGCctcgattaaaggcatgtgccaccactgcccaggttacatttaaaaactgccaagttttttaatttctttttatggtCAGAATTAAACCTGGAGTCTTGCACATAAGAGaccaagcactccaccactgagctcgCTGCTTACCCCACTCGTTTTTAAAACTCTGAGACAGAATCTGACAAAGttgcccaggctgtctttgaactcactgtagTTGAGGCAGGCCTTGCAtatttcctccttcccccttagTCTCCTCAGTCATGACAGCAGCCTTGGCACTCACCCTCCTGAAAGCCTTCCTTGCCCCTCCGTGCGCTTCTGGCACTCTGCAGCTTCTTGGTGACTGCTGCCAGTCATGGCTCCTGGACGAGCTttgtggggaggtggaggcagaagcagcagcccTAGGTCTAGGCTACCTGAGGCGTGGTCtcaaaccgggcggtggtggtgcacgcctttaatcccagcactcgggaggcagaggcagacagatgtctgtgagttcgaggccagcctggtctagaagagctagtttcaggacaggaaccaaaaagctacggagaaaccctgtctcaaaaatccaaaaaaaaaaaaactgtgtagTTGATGAGTTGTGCCCTTTGATTCTCTGATTAGCTAGAATGCAGAGGAAGTTGTTCTAGATACTGTAACTCCCCCGTTTGACTTTGGAGACTGTTTGGGGCAGGTATTGGACAGCTGAGAGTTCATTCCCTGGCCCCTCAGTCTAACCCGTGACTGGTTCTGTGATGGGTGGAGACCTTTGAAGCATTCTTGTGTCTTAATCTCCAGGTGGAAGCCTCTTCGGCCTGCTGAGCAAGAATAATCGCTTTGGCAGAAATCCAGTCGTGCTGCTGGGCGCCCTGGTGCACTTTGTAGCCTTCTACTTGATCTTTCTCAACATGCCCGGAGATGCGCCCATTGCCCCCGTGGAAGGAACTGACAGCGGCGCCTACATCACACCCAGGTAGAGTGGCTGCCATTTTCTGGATGGCTCAGGGTAGGCAGGAGGAGTGAATGGCTGGAGGTTTGGAAGTGGAGCGCTAGCCCTCCTCAGAGTCTGTCAACTTTCTAAGGTCATGGGTCAAGTGGGGACGGAGCCAGGAGGAGTTGAGCAGGGACCCAGAGCGTCCCAAGGGAGTTTTGCAGTGCTTGCTTTTAACTTACTGGAGCCTCCCTTGATCTGTGCAGAAGAGTGTGATGGGAATGCTGTTCTCTGCTGTTTGAGCAGTGAGCTGGGCCAGTGTTAGAGGAAGGGCAAAGAGGATCTCAGACTCTGACGCCCACCTGAGCGGCCTGCTTTTGCTTTGACTTGTGATTCATTATGGATGCAGTGTCTGGAGAAAAGCACAATCCAAGGGAGCCTAGCCCAAAGACAGTATTTGTTTTGCGGAGAGTAGACCAGAGTTTGCTGGACTGCAAAGGTCTGTGCATTTAAGCATAATTTCCTACTGAGCGATTTCCAGTAGGTGGGCTGGATTCGTAACACTGTTTGAGTATGAAATGCTGGCCTGGAGTTTGGAAGaccccaggtttaattcccaatACCATAGAAAAGGTCTTAGAAAAGTtagtatttatttgttcttttttgagtTACATGTGCACACTCGGGACCTTAGCTCTGAGGAGGAGACAAATACAAACTGCTTTTGTTGGGAGCAGTGTTTCTGTATTCTGGTGAACTAAGTATTGGTGCTacacattaaatttattttatcttttttatctgatttggtttttttgagacagggtaaaGACCCTTGTATAattctgactgttctggaactcactatgtagaccaggatagccttggACGCCCAGAggtccgcctgactctgccttctgagttctgggattaaaagcatgtgcctggcatatttttttatttaaattctatgtatgtgggggggggtggtgcaTGTTTAAGTTCAGATGCCTGTGGAATTCaaaagagggcctcagatcccgGTGCTGGAGTGGCCAGTGGTGGTAAGCCATTGGAAGTGGGTTCTGGGAGGCAGACTCCAGTCCTTTGTCGAAGCCGCACACCCTAACCTATGGGTCTGTCTTCTCCTCAGCAAAGAAGTTGCCATTCTCTGCAGTTTTCTGCTGGGCCTGGGAGACAGCTGCTTCAACACCCAACTGCTTAGCATTTTGGGTTTTCTCTACTCAGAAGACAGTGCGCCAGCCTTCGCCGTCTTTAAGTTTGTCCAGGTAACTCTGGATCACCCTGCGTCCTGTCCCTGCACTCGTCCGTCACTCCTCCCCTGGGACATCGCAGGTGTCCTTTGGGGCAGAAGCAGCAGGCTGACTGGAGCTGCTGAGGCCCTGGGCCCATGTGCTGATTTATCTTTCTCGTTCTAGTCGATCTGCGCAGCTGTGGCATTCTTCTACAGCAACTACCTCCTCCTCCACTGGCAGCTCCTGGTCATGGTGATATTTGGGTTTTTTGGAACCATCTCATTCTTCACCGTGGAGTGGGACGCTGCTGCCATTGTGGCCCGAGGCTCTGACTACCGAAGTATTTGATGAGGCCCCTGTCTCCAGGAAGCACAGCTGGTCACACCGCAGAGCTGGTTCAAGTGGCTGCCTGTCGGTGTCGAAACTGTTGGATGATGCTGAGTATGGAAAGGGAAAGAATCAACTCTGTCAGTCAGGCGGATCCTAGCAGTCTGAAGCTGGAGGGCTGAAGGAATCCTGTCAGTTACAGCCCTCCCGAGGTGTTTGTCCACCCACCGTCCTTGGATCCTTACAGTCACGTCTCCCTCATCCTCGTTCTCCTGGGAAGATCCTGCCTTGGTCGCCATGTGTCTCTCAGGATTCTTGTGACTGTGGAGAGTGTTCACTGCCTAGGAACAGGAAGCAGGTGCCACTCCACGTGTGGATCTGGGACTGACTTCCATATAGAGAGTGAGGATTTGAGACACAGCTgtcttgagatagagtctcactgtgtagcccaggctggccttggacttgcagccctccctgcctccagtgttgggattatagagtGTGCCCAGCACATGATTTAAAATGCACCGtctttttgacatagggtctttttttttttttttggttttttgttttgttttgttttttcgagacagggtttctctgtagctttggagcctgtcctggaactaactcttgtagaccaggctggcctcaaacacacagagatccgcctgcctctgcctcctgagtgctgggattaaaggtgtgcgccaccactgcccagcttgacaTAGGATCTTGATATTgagcccttgctggcctggactTTGTACACCGACAATACTCCTGCCTTCGTCTCTAGATTGCTGGGGTGGTGAGAATATGTCACCGCACACACTCGGCGTGAGACTTTAGCTTCTCTTGAAATGCTGTGTTGAACAGGTCCTCTTACCCTGCCATTCCTAGCAAGGAGTGGCCGGTTACATGTTCTGAAATGAAGTAAAGACTCTGCCATTTGTGAATCACAAAAGCAGTAAAGAGAAGTGAAGAATATTTACTGGGGGACTTTTGCTATGGTCTTCCTGACAATTACAATAAATAATAACCTGTCCTCCTAGTGCGTCTGAGAGAATGTTTGAGTACTGTTGACTGCCTTTCATAAGAGCTGACACTTTTACAACTGAGATATTAAATAAGCTTCCAGATGTGGTCTGTGTACTCCAGGTCGGCCTCCAACTCTTGCCCTTCCAGCCTCAACGTCTGGCTCAAACTCACCAACttagtgtgtgtgggtgtggtatgCATTAGGTTGAATAACCATCACTGTATCTAATGACAACATTTtacctttttaattctttttattatttatgtgtgtatgtgtttgtctgctTGTCCATGTGTGcgccgtgtgctctcctgcttgtctgtgtgtgcaccgtgtgctcacccacttgtctgtgtgtgcaccgtgtgttctcctgcttgtctgtgtgtgcaccgtgtgctctcctgcttgtctgtgtgtgcaccctgTGCTCACccgcttgtctgtgtgtgcaccgtgttctctcctgcttgtctgtgtgcaccgtgtgctctcctgcttgtctgtgtgcaccgtgtgttctcctgcttgtctgtgtgtgcaccgtgtgctctcctgcttgtctgtgtgtgcaccgtgtgctcacccgcttgtctgtgtgtgcaccgtgtgttctcctgcttgtctgtgtgtgcaccgtgtgctctcctgcttgtctgtgtgtgcaccgtgtgctctcctgcttgtctgtgtgtgcaccgtgtgctctcctgcttgtctgtgtgtgcaccgtgtgctcacccgcttgtctgtgtgtgcaccgtgtgctctcctgcttgtctgtgtgtgcaccgtgtgctcgcctgcttgtctgtgtgtgcaccgtgtgttctcctgcttgtctgtgtgtgcaccgtgtgctctcctgcttgtctgtgtgtgcaccgtgtgctctcctgcttgtctgtgtgtgcaccgtgtgctcacctgcttgtctgtgtgtgcaccgtgtgctctcctgcttgtctgtgtgtgcaccgtgtgctctcctgcttgtctgtgtgtgcaccgtgtgctcacctgcttgtctgtgtgtgcaccgtgtgctctcctgcttgtctgtgtgcaccgtgtgctcacctgcttgtctgtgtgtgcaccgtgtgctcgcctgcttgtctgtgtgtgcaccctgTGCTTtccttgtctgtgtgcaccgtgtgctctcctgcttgtctctgtgcaccgtgtgctcacccgcttgtctgtgtgtgcaccgtgtgctctcctgcttgtccgtgtgtgcaccgtgtgttctcctgcttgtctgtgtgtgcaccgtgtgctcgcctgcttgtctgtgtgtgcaccctgTGCTTtccttgtctgtgtgcaccgtgtgctctcctgcttgtctgtgtgcaccgtgtgctcacccgcttgtctgtgtgtgcaccgtgtgctcacccgcttgtctgtgtgtgcaccgtgtgctctcctgcttgtctgtgtgcaccatgtgctctcctgcttgtctgtgtgcaccgtgtgctctcctgcttgtctgtgtgtgcaccgtgtgctctccttgtctgtgtgtgcaccgtgtgctctcctgcttgtctgtgtgtgcaccgtgtgctcgcCTGCTTGTccgtgtgtgcaccgtgtgctctccttgtctgtgtgtgcaccgtgtgctctcctgcttgtctgtgtgtgcaccgtgtgctctcctgcttgtccatgtgtgcaccgtgtgctctcctgcttgtctgtgtgtgcaccgtgtgctctcctgcttgtctgtgtgcaccgtgtgctctcctgcttgtccgtgtgtgcaccgtgtgctctcctgcttgtctgtgtgcaccgtgtgctctcctgcttgtctgtgtgtgcaccgtgtgctctcctgcttgtccgtgtgtgcaccgtgtgttctcctgcttgtctgtgtgtgcaccgtgtgctctcctgtttgtctgtgtgtgcaccgtgtgctctccttgtCTGTGTACACCGTGTgcgctcctgcttgtctgtgtgcaccgtgtgctctcctgcttgtctgtgtgcaccgtgtgctctcctgcttgtctgtgtgtgcaccgtgtgctctcctgcttgtctgtgtgtgcaccgtgtgctcgttgtccgtgtgtgcaccgtgtgttctcctgcttgtctgtgtgtgcaccgtgtgctcgcctgcttgtctgtgtgtgcaccctgTGCTTtccttgtctgtgtgcaccgtgtgctctcctgcttgtctgtgtgcaccgtgtgctcacccgcttgtctgtgtgtgcaccgtgtgctctcctgcttgtctgtgtgcaccgtgtgctctcctgcttgtctgtgtgtgcaccgtgtgctctcctgcttgtctgtgtgcaccgtgtgctctcctgcttgtctgtgtgtgcaccgtgtgctctcctgcttgtctgtgtgcaccgtgtgctctcctgcttgtctgtgtgcaccgtgtgttctcctgcttgtctgtgtgtgcaccgtgtgctctcctgcttgtctgtgtgtgcaccgtgtgctcacccgcttgtctgtgtgtgcaccgtgtgttctcctgcttgtctgtgtgtgcaccgtgtgctctcctgcttgtctgtgtgtgcaccgtgtgctctcctgcttgtctgtgtgtgcaccgtgtgctctcctgcttgtctgtgtgtgcaccgtgtgctcacccgcttgtctgtgtgtgcaccgtgtgctctcctgcttgtctgtgtgtgcaccgtgtgctcgcctgcttgtctgtgtgtgcaccgtgtgctcacctgcttgtctgtgtgtgcaccgtagctcgcctgcttgtctgtgtgtgcaccctgTGCTTtccttgtctgtgtgcaccgtgtgctctcctgcttgtctgtgtgcaccgtgtgctcacccgcttgtctgtgtgtgcaccgtgtgctctcctgcttgtccgtgtgtgcaccgtgtgttctcctgcttgtctgtgtgtgcaccgtgtgctcgcctgcttgtctgtgtgtgcaccctgTGCTTtccttgtctgtgtgcaccgtgtgctctcctgcttgtctgtgtgcaccgtgtgctcacccgcttgtctgtgtgtgcaccgtgtgctcacccgcttgtctgtgtgtgcaccgtgtgctctcctgcttgtctgtgtgcaccatgtgctctcctgcttgtctgtgtgcaccgtgtgctctcctgcttgtctgtgtgtgcaccgtgtgctctccttgtctgtgtgtgcaccgtgtgctctcctgcttgtctgtgtgtgcaccgtgtgctcgcCTGCTTGTccgtgtgtgcaccgtgtgctctccttgtctgtgtgtgc
The Microtus pennsylvanicus isolate mMicPen1 chromosome 11, mMicPen1.hap1, whole genome shotgun sequence genome window above contains:
- the Mfsd11 gene encoding UNC93-like protein MFSD11 isoform X2, producing the protein MEAPESAQNNVTKAVDAFKKSLKLCVTKEMLLLSITTAYTGLELTFFSGVYGTCIGAVNKFGTEEKSLIGLSGIFIGIGEILGGSLFGLLSKNNRFGRNPVVLLGALVHFVAFYLIFLNMPGDAPIAPVEGTDSGAYITPSKEVAILCSFLLGLGDSCFNTQLLSILGFLYSEDSAPAFAVFKFVQSICAAVAFFYSNYLLLHWQLLVMVIFGFFGTISFFTVEWDAAAIVARGSDYRSI